From a region of the Castanea sativa cultivar Marrone di Chiusa Pesio chromosome 10, ASM4071231v1 genome:
- the LOC142613284 gene encoding uncharacterized protein LOC142613284, with the protein MAIQKVFSVVFFTLLGLGICSATRALLTLENGNVHVGYGTVVHGAVGVHGVTGAGYGGGAGSGEGGGTGYGGAGGNGGGGGGGSGSGGGGGGGAAGGGARYGSGGGEGGGAGYGAGGEHGAGYGGGGGGGSGGGGGAGYGAGGEHGAGYGSGEGGGAGSGYGAGGASGGGYGGGGGGGSGGGGGAGYGAGGASGGGYGSGEGAGGGAGGGAAGGHGGGGGGGSGGGSGGGGAYGAGGTHGGGYGGGSGSGAGGGHGGYAP; encoded by the coding sequence ATGGCGATTCAGAAAGTGTTTAGTGTTGTTTTCTTTACTCTATTGGGCTTAGGTATTTGTTCTGCTACTCGAGCCCTTCTTACCCTTGAAAATGGAAATGTGCATGTTGGCTATGGCACTGTTGTTCATGGAGCTGTAGGAGTACATGGGGTTACTGGTGCTGGCTATGGAGGTGGTGCAGGGAGTGGAGAAGGTGGTGGTACGGGATATGGAGGTGCGGGTggaaatggtggtggtggtggcggtggaagtggaagtggaggtggaggtggaggtggggCAGCTGGTGGTGGTGCTAGATATGGAAGTGGCGGTGGGGAAGGAGGTGGTGCTGGATATGGTGCAGGTGGAGAACATGGGGCTGGATacggtggtggaggtggtggaggaagTGGCGGTGGAGGTGGTGCTGGATATGGTGCAGGAGGAGAGCATGGTGCTGGTTATGGAAGTGGTGAAGGAGGAGGTGCTGGTAGCGGCTATGGTGCCGGAGGAGCGAGTGGTGGTGGATATggtggaggaggtggtggtgggaGTGGCGGGGGCGGTGGAGCAGGTTATGGTGCAGGAGGAGCAAGTGGAGGTGGGTATGGCAGTGGTGAAGGAGCCGGAGGAGGTGCTGGAGGTGGAGCTGCTGGTGgtcatggtggtggtggtggaggtggctCTGGTGGTGGCAGTGGTGGTGGCGGTGCCTATGGTGCAGGAGGTACACATGGAGGTGGATACGGAGGAGGTAGTGGGAGTGGAGCGGGTGGTGGCCATGGTGGCTACGCCCCTTAA
- the LOC142613285 gene encoding uncharacterized protein LOC142613285 encodes MAIQKVFSVVFFALLGLGICSATRALLTLENGNVHVGYGTVVHGAVGVHGVTGAGYGGGAGSGEGGGAGYGGAGGNGGGGGGGSGSGGGGGGGAAGGGAGYGSGGGEGGGAGYGAGGEHGAGYGGGGSGGGGGAGYGAGGEHGAGYGSGEGGGAGSGYGAGGASGGGYGGGGGGGSGGGGGAGYGAGGASGGGYGSGEGAGGGAGGGAAGGHGGGGGGGSGGGSGGGGAYGAGGAHGGGYGGGSGSGEGGGHGGYAP; translated from the coding sequence ATGGCGATTCAGAAAGTGTTTAGTGTTGTTTTCTTTGCTCTATTGGGCTTAGGTATTTGTTCGGCTACTCGAGCCCTTCTTACCCTTGAAAATGGAAATGTGCATGTTGGCTATGGCACTGTTGTTCATGGAGCTGTAGGAGTACATGGGGTTACTGGTGCTGGCTATGGAGGTGGTGCAGGGAGTGGAGAAGGTGGTGGTGCGGGATATGGAGGTGCGGGTggaaatggtggtggtggtggcggtggaagtggaagtggaggtggaggtggaggtggggCAGCTGGTGGTGGTGCTGGATATGGAAGTGGCGGTGGGGAAGGAGGTGGTGCTGGATATGGTGCAGGTGGAGAACATGGGGCTGGATACGGTGGTGGAGGaagtggtggtggaggtggtgctGGATATGGTGCAGGAGGAGAGCATGGTGCTGGTTATGGAAGTGGTGAAGGAGGAGGTGCTGGTAGCGGCTATGGTGCCGGAGGAGCGAGTGGTGGTGGTTATggtggaggaggtggtggtggtagtggtggggGCGGTGGAGCAGGTTATGGTGCAGGAGGAGCAAGCGGAGGTGGGTATGGCAGTGGTGAAGGAGCCGGAGGAGGTGCTGGTGGTGGAGCTGCTGGTGgtcatggtggtggtggtggaggtggctCTGGTGGTGGCAGTGGTGGTGGCGGTGCCTATGGTGCAGGAGGTGCACATGGGGGTGGATACGGAGGAGGTAGTGGGAGTGGAGAGGGTGGTGGCCATGGTGGCTACGCCCCTTAA
- the LOC142611906 gene encoding uncharacterized protein LOC142611906, with translation MKRVRRQPDIRLKDIQDAMHEKYMIDISAGKANRPREKFQEAVNGVHTTQFNQLWEYYDKLRRCSLGSTVLIKVHTYNDGDLGAEHDLATELPYFERIYICLEGCKKGFLAGCRPIIGLDACHLKTKLGVQLMCAVGRDPNDEYFSFAYAVVEVETKDSWTWFLNLLLVDIGDDKRWVFISDQQKGLVNAFVDNWPQYKHRICCRHLYNNLRKNHPGFFIRDLFWKAAKTTYQQEWERAMNELKELECIRLYLMTRFQANRQMIIKMESELCPKIRKRLYKEKLAAKDGHANNLAVGSAQPGSNAQPTVHRAQPSSTDDVTTTAPPPPTDNQSNPSTEI, from the exons ATGAAGAGGGTTAGGAGACAGCCTGACATAAGGCTCAAGGACATTCAGGATGCTATGCATGAGAAGTACATGATTGACATAAGTGCAGGCAAGGCAAATAGGCCTAGAGAGAAATTTCAAGAGGCTGTTAATGGGGTCCACACTACACAATTCAACCAGCTGTGGGAGTACTATGATAAGTTGAGAAGGTGTAGTCTTGGGAGCACAGTATTGATAAAGGTGCATACATATAATGATGGTGATTTAGGAGCTGAGCATGACTTGGCAACTGAGCTGCCATATTTTGAAAGAATCTACATCTGCTTGGAGGGTTGCAAGAAGGGCTTTTTGGCAGGATGCAGGCCAATCATTGGTCTAGATGCATGCCATCTGAAGACCAAGTTAGGAGTTCAGCTGATGTGTGCTGTTGGTAGAGATCCCAATGATGAGTACTTTTCCTTCGCATATGCAGTAGTCGAGGTTGAAACCAAGGACTCTTGGACCTGGTTTCTTAATTTATTGCTTGTTGACATAGGAGATGACAAAAGATGGGTGTTCATATCTGATCAGCAGAAG GGGTTGGTGAATGCCTTTGTTGACAATTGGCCACAGTACAAGCATAGGATCTGCTGCAGACATTTATACAATAACTTGAGGAAGAATCATCCTGGTTTCTTTATTAGAGACCTTTTTTGGAAAGCAGCCAAGACTACCTATCAGCAAGAATGGGAGAGGGCAATGAATGAGCTAAAGGAG CTTGAATGTATTAGGCTATATCTGATGACTAGATTTCAAGCAAACAGGCAAATGATTATAAAGATGGAATCTGAGTTGTGTCCTAAGATAAGAAAGAGATTGTACAAGGAGAAGTTG GCAGCGAAGGATGGTCATGCAAACAACCTAGCTGTAGGCAGTGCACAACCAGGCTCCAATGCTCAGCCAACTGTACATAGGGCACAACCAAGCTCTACTGATGATGTGACCACAACTGCACCTCCACCCCCCACTGATAACCAGTCCAATCCAAGCACTGAGATCTAG
- the LOC142613286 gene encoding uncharacterized protein LOC142613286, translated as MAIQKVFSVVFFALLGLGICSATRALLTLENGNVHVGYGTVVHGAVGVHGVTGAGYGGGAGSGEGGGAGYGGAGGNGGGGGGGSGSGGGGGGGAAGGGAGYGSGGGEGGGAGGEHGAGYGGGGGGGSGGGGGAGYGARGEHGAGYGSGEGGGAGSGYGAGGASGGGYGGGGGGGSGGGGGAGYGAGGASGGGYGSGEGAGGGAGGGAAGGHGGGGGGGSGGGSGGGGAYGAGGAHGGGYGGGSGSGEGGGHGGYAP; from the coding sequence ATGGCGATTCAGAAAGTGTTTAGTGTTGTTTTCTTTGCTCTATTGGGCTTAGGTATTTGTTCGGCTACTCGAGCCCTTCTTACCCTTGAAAATGGAAATGTGCATGTTGGCTATGGCACTGTTGTTCATGGAGCTGTAGGAGTACATGGGGTTACGGGTGCTGGCTATGGAGGTGGTGCAGGGAGTGGAGAAGGTGGTGGTGCAGGATATGGAGGTGCGGGTGGAAatggtggtggcggtggcggtggaagtggaagtggaggtggaggtggaggtggggCAGCTGGTGGTGGTGCTGGATATGGAAGTGGCGGTGGGGAAGGAGGTGGTGCTGGTGGAGAACATGGGGCTGGATacggtggtggaggtggtggaggaagTGGCGGTGGAGGTGGTGCTGGATACGGTGCAAGAGGAGAGCATGGTGCTGGTTATGGAAGTGGTGAAGGAGGAGGTGCTGGTAGCGGCTATGGTGCTGGAGGAGCGAGTGGTGGTGGATATggtggaggaggtggtggtgggaGTGGCGGGGGCGGTGGAGCAGGTTATGGTGCAGGAGGAGCAAGTGGAGGTGGGTATGGCAGTGGTGAAGGAGCCGGAGGAGGTGCTGGTGGTGGAGCTGCTGGTGgtcatggtggtggtggtggaggtggctCTGGTGGTGGCAGCGGTGGTGGCGGTGCCTATGGTGCAGGAGGTGCACATGGGGGTGGATACGGAGGAGGTAGTGGGAGTGGGGAGGGTGGTGGCCATGGTGGCTACGCCCCTTAA